The sequence TCTCGGTCACCGCGTTGTTGAAGCCCACCACGAAGCTCACCATGGAGATGACCGTCGCCACTCCCGCCACGATTCCCAGCAGCGTCAGGAAGCTGCGCAGCTTCTGGGAAACCATGGACCGGAACGCGAACTTCACGTTCTCCGGGCCGATGGAGCGAAGGGTTTTGGGTTTTATCCGCGAGGCCATGGTGTCTGCTGTCTCCGTTCACTCAGCTCGAAGCGCGTCGATGACGGGCAGGTTGGAGGCCCGGTAGGCCGGGAGGAAGCCCGCAGCGATGCCCACCAGGGTCGAGAGTGTCACGCCCATCAGGACGATGCCCGCGGTGATTTCGGCGGGGAAGCCCGTGGCCAGCTTGACGAGCATGGCCGCGGCGGCCCCGAGCAGCACGCCGATGACGCCGCCGAAGGCCGAAAGCAGCGCGGCTTCCAGCAGGAACTGGCGGCGGATGTCGCGCTTCCGGGCGCCCATCGCCAGCCGGACGCCGATTTCCTGGGTGCGCTCCACCACGCTCACCAGCATGATGTTCATGATCACGATGCCGCCGACGCCCAGCGACACGCTGCTCACGAGCATCAGCAGGATGAACGCCACGCGGCTGATGGCTTTCCAGAGCTCCTGCAGGTTTTCCTGGGTCAGGATGCCGAAAGGATCCGGCGAGTTGTAGCTGGTGTGGCGCATGGCCCTGAAGGTGGCCCGCACCTCGTCGATGGATTCGTCGATGCCCGCGACGCCGCCCTGGGCCTTGATGTGCATCTCCAGGCTGTCCCGGGGTTTCATGTAGTTCTTCCGGTAGACCTGGATCGGTATGTAGATGCGCTGGTCCTGGTTGAAGCCGATGCTGCGGCCCTGCCGGGGCATGTGCCCGATGACCTGGAAGGGAAGGCCCTTGATCAGGATCGTGTGGCCGATGGGGTCCACGCCGGGAAACAGCTCGTCCCGGGTGTCGGCGCCGATGACGGCCACGTACTGGGCGGCGGTGTTCTCCGCTTCCGAGAAATAGCCGCCGGCCTCGTAGTCCAGGTTGAACAGGCGGCCGAAATTCGGCGTCGTCCCGATCACGCGGATGTCCGGCAGGCGCTTGTCGCCGCGGTTCACGGCCATGGCGCTGCCCGAGGCCGCGCTCACCTCGGCGGCGTGGCGGAGGGTCCCGCCGCTGATGCGCTCGTACTCCTGCCAGGTGATGGGCGGGCGCTTGATGGCCTGGATGAATTCCTCCCGGCTGCGGATGATGCCGAACTTCGTCACGATGTAGACATCCGGCGAAAGGACGATGATCTTGTCCTTCACGTAGGTGTTCAGCCCCGTGATGATCCCCACCACGGCCACGATGGTGCTGACGCCGATGATGATGCCCAGCAGCGTGAGGAAGCTGCGCAGCTTGTGGGCGCGGATGGCGCGGAGCGCCACGCGGATCAGTTCACGGGGGTTCATGCGGCGGAGCCCTAATCCTTCTTCTTCTTGTCGTCTTCCGGCTTCTTGGACTTGTCGATGTGCACTTCGTCGCCGTTTTTCAGATCGCGCAGGATGCGGTTTGGACCCTTGATGAGCGTTTCACCGCCCTTGAGTCCGGAGACGACTTCCACATTGAGGTCGCCCATGAGGCCGGTCTTCACGGCAACGAACTTGGCCTTCCCGGCTTCCATCAGGAACACGCCCTCCTCTTCCTTGGCGGCCCCGGGCGCTGCCTTCTCGCCGGGTTTCGGCTTGATGTCGCGCATCACCAGCGCCTGGAAAGGCACCGCGACCGCATTGTCCTTCGAGCCGGTGTAGATGTCCGCCTGGGCGCTGAGGCCCGGCTTGATGGTGATGGGCGGATTCTTGATCCAGACCTTCACCTTGAATTTGATGGCCTCGTTCTGGCTCAGCGAAAGCATGGGGCTGCCGCCCACTTCGGTCACCTCGCCCTGGAAGGTCTGCCCGGGATAGGCGTCGATATGGACCGAGGCGGTCTGGCCGGTTCTCACATTGGGGATCGAGGCTTCGTCCACTTCCATCTCGGCTTCGACCTTGCTCATGTCGGAAACGGTGATGAGCACGGTGCCGGCGCTATTCTGGACTCCCATGACCGCGGTCTCGCCCACCTCGATGCGCCGGGCGGTCACCACGCCATCCATGGGGCTGTTGATGGTGGCGTAGTTGAGGCCCACCTTGGCTTCGCGCACGCCCGCCTTCGCCTGGTCCACCCGGCGCTGGGATGACTGCACGGCGGACTGGGCCGTGGACATGGCGGTGCGGGTCTGCTCGAACTCCGCCTGGGAAATGATGCCGGCCTTGCGGTTGGCGTCGGCCCGCGCAAAGTCGGATTTGGCCTGGCTGAACCGCGCCTGGCTGGAAGCGAGGTCGCTCTCGGCGGCTTCCACTCCGGCCTGCAAGCCTTGGGTGCTGGCCTGGGAGCGGCTGGGATCGATCTCCAGGAGGAATTGCCCGGCCTTCACCGCGTCGCCTTCCTTGACCGCAAGCCTGGTGACGCGGCCCATCACGTTGGCTGAGATGTCCACCTTCTTGACGGCCTGGACCTTGCCATTGGCGCTGACCTTGGATTGCAGGTTTTCCTTGCCCACGGTGGAGACCTGCACCGGGTTTCCCTTCTCGCGGCGCGTGAGCGCTCCGATACTGACGAGGGCCACGAGGGCCACGCCACCACCGATGAAGAACAATTTTTTCCGATTCATATCAAAGGCCTCCCCGAACGGGCATTTGGGCTTCGGATTTGGCAGGGAAGGCGTTTAGGGCCCATGAGGGAAATAATCGATGTTTTTCTGGCTGGCTCGCCAGGCGGCAGTCCCCGCAGGGGTAGAAGGGTTTGGCCACCACGGATTGGCGCCGCCCTGGATGAAGTTGCCGCTTGACGGAAAGACATAGATAGAATTCAATTTCATTTAGTGTTTCTTCCTATGGTGGAGTGGTCTTGAGTCGGATGTCGCGCCTTAGCTGGGTCCTCGCGCTGCCATGGTTGCTTGGCGCAGCTCCGGCCGCGAGTCCGGCCTCTGCGGCCGCGGCGGCTGTTTCCGCTGGGGGGCTCACGGGGACCGTGAAGGATGACAAGAGGCGGCCCATCAAGGGAGCTTCGCTCCTCATCGAGAACAAGGTCAGCGGCTACCGGCAGTCCGCGAAGACCGACGCGGAGGGCCGCTTCGCCTTCTACAACATCCCCTTCAACGAGTACCACCTGGAGACCCGGGCTCCCGGCATGGCGCCGCAGCACCGCAACCTCGAAGTCCACACGAAGCTGCCTCAAAAGCTGGATCTGGTGCTGCTCGAAGGCCAGATGACCGTGGTGGTCGAGGATAAGAGTTCCCTGGTGGAGGACCACGCGGCTTCCCATCTCCATGTGGACCAAAGCCTGATCGACAAGATCCCCGCCGCCTCCCAGAGCCGGGCCATGGAAAGCGTCCTGCTGGCCACGCCGGGTTTCATCGCCGATGAGAACGGCCGGTTCCATTTCAAGGGAAGCCATGGCCAGGTGACCTATGTCATCGATGGCGTTCCGGTCAGCGACCAGGTCGGGGCCTCATCCTCCAATGGCCTGGATGCGTCTCATATCGAAAACATGGAAGTGGTCACCGGCGGCATCTCCGCGGAATTCGGCGGCAAGCCCGCCGCGGTGGTGAACATGACCACCAAGACCGGCCTTGGCCAGCCGGGCCTCGCGGGCGACGCAGCCTTCGGCCTGTCGAGGTTTTCCGCGCGGGAGGCCAGCCTCAGCCTGAGGGGTGGCACGGACGCTTTCGGCTATTTCGTGGCCGGCTCGGTTTCGGCCTCCGAGCGGTTCCTCGACCCGGTGAGCTTCGAGAATCTGCACAACCAGGGCACCGCGCAACGGCTTTTCACGCGTTTCGATTGGCTGCTGTCGGCCAAGGACACACTCAGGTTTTCCATCAGCGGCGGCCATTCGGACCGCGACGTGGTGAATCTGCCGAGCCAGCAGCTGCGCGGCCAGGACCAGCGGGCCGCATCCCGCGACGCGAATTTCAGCCTGACCTGGGCCCATCTCATCGACGACAGCCGCAGCCTGGAAACCACCCTGTTTTCTCGCCATGCGACCTCTGAGCTGCGCCCCACCGCTGAGCTCTCCCCGGGCTTCGGCGCCGGGGGCGCCGACTTCCCCATCTGGATCCACCAGCGCCGCAGCCTCGACAATCTGGGCATCCAGGCGGCCTACACCCAAAAGATCGGCGAGACCACCCTGAAGGCCGGCCTCAGCCACATCACCTATCCCATCCATGAAAATTTCCGATTTGCCATCCGGGATCCGGACCAGGTGACCGACCCCGCCGACCCGCTGTTTCCCTTCACGCCAGCGGGCGGAGGCAATATCTTCACCTTCGACGACAAGGTCACCCCGGCCTTCTCGTCGGCCTATGCGCAAAGCGAATGGCATACCGGCCCCTGGTTCCTCACAGCAGGCCTCAGGTTGGACCGCTACACCCAGCGGAATTTCGCTTCGACGGCGCTACAGCCCCGCCTGGGCCTTTCGTACCGGGTGGAGGCCACCAGCACGGTCTTCCGTGCCTCCTACGACCGGCTCATGATCACGCCGGAGAACGAGAACCTCGCGCTTTCCCTGAGCCAGCAGGCGCGGGACCTCGGCGCCTTGGCGGGAACCCCCGCGGTGCCATTGAAACCGGAACTGCAGAACAGCTTCACCTATGGCGTGGAGCAGCAGATCGGCCAAGTGGGCCGCGTGAGCCTGGAATATTGGGAGAAGCGATCCGAAAATGCGGCGGACAATGAACAGTTCTTCGACACGGGGATCCAATTCCCCATCGCCGCGGCCAGTGGCATCTTCCACGGCGTGAACCTGCGATTGGATCTGGTCCCGGCAAAGGGCTTTTCCGCCTACTTGAGCCTTGGCAAAACGCGCGCGCTCTTCGTGACGCCCGCCGTGGGCGGCCTCTTGCTGGATGCCCCGGACGAGCCTGGTGTGCGCTTCCTGATCGACCACGACCAGAAACTCGCCGCGCAGCTCGGCCTCCGCTTCGAGCGGAACGATTGGTATGCGCAGTCCCTCGTCCGCTACGATTCAGGCCTGGTGGCGAAGGATCCCATCGAAGCCGCCGGCAACCGGGACCTGGAGTTCGGCATTCCCTTCGTGCGCTACGACGATGCGGACGGCGTGTGGCGCGTGAGGCCCCGCACGACCTGGGACTTGAGCCTCGGCGGGACCTTCAAGCTGGGTGGAAAAGCCGCCCTGCAGGTGAGCCTGGATCTGCTCAATGCCTTCGATGAGAAAGGGCTCTACAACTTCCTGAGCACCTTCGGCGGGACTCACGTCATCCCTCCCCGTACGCTGGCTCTCCATCTGAAGTGCAGATTCTGAGGCCCTACTTCGAGGCCCTCCTGAGGGGGTGCTCGAAGCTCACATAGAAGAGCACCGCGCGGTCCCCCCTGCTGGGGCCTGTCCCGATTGGGAAGGCAATGCCGGGGACGATCTGCAGCCCGCCGGGGAAGTTGCGGGCCCAACGCAGCCCGGGGCTGATGAAGAAGCTGTTCGCAGGAACCTTTAGGCCCGGGCCGCGTACCGATTCGCCGCGGATGTAGGCGATTTCCAGCATCAGATTGAAAGTCGGCGAAACCTGCCAGATGACGCTTTGGCCCGCATTGATGGCCGTGAGATCGGCCTTGTGCCCCTCCCTGTCTTTGGCGTTGGGCGTGTGGGTCGCGCCCAGGTTGAAGTGCGCCACCGCGCGGGGACCCAGCACCACGCTGAGAGGCAGGTTCACCTGGTAGCCCACTGCGCCGGAACCCCGGCCTTGGTCCTCGCGCCCAGTGGGCAGCAGCAGCGAAAACCTCGGCGAAAACGCGATCCTCGCGTTTCCGTCCCCCAGCATCTGGTAGCGGTAGTTCAGGGCGATGTCGCCGGCGCCGCCTCGACTGTCCGGCGCCGACCGGACGCGCTGCCAGGGCAGGGTATAGCTGAGCTGGTGCTTCAGGCCGCCCACCGGCCATTCCTGGGTGAAGGAATAGATCCAGTCCCGGCTCTGCCGGTAGCGGATGAAGCTGCTGATGTGCTGGATGACGCCGTCCTCTTGGTTGTAGGCCTCCTCGATGAGAAACGAATTGTCCTGGATCACCCCGGCTTTCATTTGCGGCGGTTCCTGGGCAGCCAGGCACAGTCCAAGGAGGGCGGCGCTGAAGCGTGGGTTTGGAAAGTCGGCAGACATCAGGAACTCCGTTGCAACAAAGACTCAATAAATCCAACTTCACCAGTCTGGCCAGGCCCTAAGGTGACGGGAGTCACGCTTCCATTTGCAGTCTTCTTGGGATGATCAGAGGGAGTGGGCTAAGCTTGAACCCTCAGCCTCGCGTTTTGATGTACCACCCAAAAGGAGCCCTTCATGAAATCCACCAACTCCCCTTTTCGTCTCCTGGGCCTCAGCGCCCTGGCCCTCGCCCTGTCAGCCGGCGCGCTCCGCGCCGACGAAGGCATGTGGACCTTTGACAACATTCCGGCGAAAAAGATGCAAGCCAAGTACGGCTTCACCCCGGACCAGAAATGGCTGGACCATGTCCGCCTCTCGGTGGTCCGCTTCCCCGGCGGCACCGGCTCCTTCGTGAGCAAGGACGGCCTGGTGCTCACCAACCACCACGTGGGCCGCGGTTCCATCCAGCAGGTGTCGGACAAGGACCACGACTACGTGAAGAACGGGTTCTACGCGCCCGCCCGGGAGCAAGAGATCAAGGTGCCGGGCCTGATCCTCTACACGCTCACGGACATGCTGAACGTCACGGAGCGCGTGAACGGCGCCGTGAAGAAGGGCGCCACGGACAAGGAAGCCCTCAAGACCCGCCAGGTGGAACTCGGCCGCATCGTGGACGAGATGCAGAAGAAGACCGGCTTCCATTGCGAGCAGGTGGACCTCTACCAGGGCGGGGAATACTGGATCTACAGCTACAAAAAGCACGACGACGTGCGCCTGGTCTTCGCCCCCGAGGAGCAGATCGCCTTCTTCGGCGGCGATCCCGACAATTTCACCTATCCCCGCCACGACATCGATTTCTCCATCTTCCGGGTCTATGAAAAGGGGAAACCCTACACGCCGCCCGCGCACCTGAACTGGACCAACGGCGGATTGAAGACCGGCGACCTGACCTTTGTGGCGGGCCATCCCGGTTCCACGGCCCGGCTGCAGACCTACGCCCAGATGGCCTTCGCGCGGGACGTCTCTTCTCCCACCCAGCTCAAAGGACTCGCGCGGCGCATCAAGGTGCTCGAGGAGTACGCGACGCGGGGCCCCGAGAACGCCCGGCAGGTGAACACCCAGATCTTCGGTCTCCAGAATGGCCAGAAGGCCATCACGGGCTACTGGTCGGGGCTCAAGGACAAGGAGGCCATGGCCAGGATCGAGAAGGCCGAGAAGGAACTGCGGGCCAAGGTCGACGCGGATCCGAAGCTCGCCTATGCCAAAGGGGCCTGGGCCAAGATCGAGGCCGCCGAAGCCGTCCAGAAGGCCATGTTCAAGGATTTGTCCTTCGTGAACACGAGGGGATCCTCGCTCCTGGGCGCCGCGCTCACGCTGGTGCGCATGCCCGCGGAAGCGGCCTTGCCGGATGAAAAACGGCTGCCGGAATTCAAAGATGCCCGCCTGCCTTCCATGAAGATGCAGATGGGCATCAAGCGGCCCTTCTACAAAGAGCTGGAGATCGCCCAGTTCACCGATGGCTTGAAGGAAGCGCAGGAGCAGCTCGGCGCCAACCACCCCTTCGTGAAGGCGATGCTGGGCGGCAAGAGCCCCGCTGAGGTGGCCAAGGCCGCGGTGGAAGGCTCCAAGCTGAGCGATCCGGATGCCCGCAAGGCATTGATGGAAGGCGGCCAGAAGGCCATCGACGCCAGCACTGATTCCATGATCCTGCTGGCCAAGAAACTCGATCCCCTGGGCCGCGCCACCCGCAAGAACCAGGAAGAAAAAGTGGGCGCAGTGATCGAGGAGCAGGGCGGCCGCATCGCCCGGGCCCGTTTCGCCGTGTATGGCAAGGAAACCTATCCCGACGCCACCTTCACGCTGCGCCTCACCTATGGCGACGTGCGCAGCTATGGAGCCAACGGCACCCTGGTGCAGCCGTTCACCACCATGGCCGGCCTCTACGACCGCGCCTGGGGATGGGGCGCGACGGCCGAGCGCGGAGCCTGGGCTCTGCCTTCCAAGTGGGTGGAGCACCAGAAGGACGTGGACATGGCCACGCCGTTGGACTTCATCCATACCGTGGACATCATCGGCGGCAATTCCGGTTCGCCGGTGGTGGACAAGAAGGGCGAGCTCGTGGGCCTGATCTTCGATGGCAACATCGAGAGCCTGCCCGGCCGCTACTTCTACGATGAAAAGGTGAACCGCGGCGTGAGCGTCGACGCCAGGGCCATCATGGAATCCCTCAAGAAGGTCTACGGCGCCGGCGCGCTGGCGGACGAATTGGCCGGGAAATAGATTCCGCCGACCCAAAGAAAGGGCCGCGAAAGCGGCCCTTTCTTTGGTCATGAAACAGCTACCAACCCTCCAGGCAACGAAGTAAAAACAGCTTTGCAACGGCAAAATTTTGGCCGCGCTGATGCTGATACTCCGGTCGCCATCCGATTGATGCGACTGCCACGGTCCTGGCCGATTCGATGCGGAAAGGCTCGCCCGCTTGATCATGGATGGCGGTACCCTCGGTCCCGTGCTGTTGCAAAGCTTTCAGGTGCGGGGGTTGATAAGGAGGGCACCGGCCTTCCGGAAGGATTGTCATGGAAGCTGTGTTCAATCTTGAAGCGTATCTCGCACGG comes from Holophagaceae bacterium and encodes:
- a CDS encoding ABC transporter permease is translated as MNPRELIRVALRAIRAHKLRSFLTLLGIIIGVSTIVAVVGIITGLNTYVKDKIIVLSPDVYIVTKFGIIRSREEFIQAIKRPPITWQEYERISGGTLRHAAEVSAASGSAMAVNRGDKRLPDIRVIGTTPNFGRLFNLDYEAGGYFSEAENTAAQYVAVIGADTRDELFPGVDPIGHTILIKGLPFQVIGHMPRQGRSIGFNQDQRIYIPIQVYRKNYMKPRDSLEMHIKAQGGVAGIDESIDEVRATFRAMRHTSYNSPDPFGILTQENLQELWKAISRVAFILLMLVSSVSLGVGGIVIMNIMLVSVVERTQEIGVRLAMGARKRDIRRQFLLEAALLSAFGGVIGVLLGAAAAMLVKLATGFPAEITAGIVLMGVTLSTLVGIAAGFLPAYRASNLPVIDALRAE
- a CDS encoding TonB-dependent receptor, translated to MSRLSWVLALPWLLGAAPAASPASAAAAAVSAGGLTGTVKDDKRRPIKGASLLIENKVSGYRQSAKTDAEGRFAFYNIPFNEYHLETRAPGMAPQHRNLEVHTKLPQKLDLVLLEGQMTVVVEDKSSLVEDHAASHLHVDQSLIDKIPAASQSRAMESVLLATPGFIADENGRFHFKGSHGQVTYVIDGVPVSDQVGASSSNGLDASHIENMEVVTGGISAEFGGKPAAVVNMTTKTGLGQPGLAGDAAFGLSRFSAREASLSLRGGTDAFGYFVAGSVSASERFLDPVSFENLHNQGTAQRLFTRFDWLLSAKDTLRFSISGGHSDRDVVNLPSQQLRGQDQRAASRDANFSLTWAHLIDDSRSLETTLFSRHATSELRPTAELSPGFGAGGADFPIWIHQRRSLDNLGIQAAYTQKIGETTLKAGLSHITYPIHENFRFAIRDPDQVTDPADPLFPFTPAGGGNIFTFDDKVTPAFSSAYAQSEWHTGPWFLTAGLRLDRYTQRNFASTALQPRLGLSYRVEATSTVFRASYDRLMITPENENLALSLSQQARDLGALAGTPAVPLKPELQNSFTYGVEQQIGQVGRVSLEYWEKRSENAADNEQFFDTGIQFPIAAASGIFHGVNLRLDLVPAKGFSAYLSLGKTRALFVTPAVGGLLLDAPDEPGVRFLIDHDQKLAAQLGLRFERNDWYAQSLVRYDSGLVAKDPIEAAGNRDLEFGIPFVRYDDADGVWRVRPRTTWDLSLGGTFKLGGKAALQVSLDLLNAFDEKGLYNFLSTFGGTHVIPPRTLALHLKCRF
- a CDS encoding S46 family peptidase is translated as MKSTNSPFRLLGLSALALALSAGALRADEGMWTFDNIPAKKMQAKYGFTPDQKWLDHVRLSVVRFPGGTGSFVSKDGLVLTNHHVGRGSIQQVSDKDHDYVKNGFYAPAREQEIKVPGLILYTLTDMLNVTERVNGAVKKGATDKEALKTRQVELGRIVDEMQKKTGFHCEQVDLYQGGEYWIYSYKKHDDVRLVFAPEEQIAFFGGDPDNFTYPRHDIDFSIFRVYEKGKPYTPPAHLNWTNGGLKTGDLTFVAGHPGSTARLQTYAQMAFARDVSSPTQLKGLARRIKVLEEYATRGPENARQVNTQIFGLQNGQKAITGYWSGLKDKEAMARIEKAEKELRAKVDADPKLAYAKGAWAKIEAAEAVQKAMFKDLSFVNTRGSSLLGAALTLVRMPAEAALPDEKRLPEFKDARLPSMKMQMGIKRPFYKELEIAQFTDGLKEAQEQLGANHPFVKAMLGGKSPAEVAKAAVEGSKLSDPDARKALMEGGQKAIDASTDSMILLAKKLDPLGRATRKNQEEKVGAVIEEQGGRIARARFAVYGKETYPDATFTLRLTYGDVRSYGANGTLVQPFTTMAGLYDRAWGWGATAERGAWALPSKWVEHQKDVDMATPLDFIHTVDIIGGNSGSPVVDKKGELVGLIFDGNIESLPGRYFYDEKVNRGVSVDARAIMESLKKVYGAGALADELAGK
- a CDS encoding transporter, producing MSADFPNPRFSAALLGLCLAAQEPPQMKAGVIQDNSFLIEEAYNQEDGVIQHISSFIRYRQSRDWIYSFTQEWPVGGLKHQLSYTLPWQRVRSAPDSRGGAGDIALNYRYQMLGDGNARIAFSPRFSLLLPTGREDQGRGSGAVGYQVNLPLSVVLGPRAVAHFNLGATHTPNAKDREGHKADLTAINAGQSVIWQVSPTFNLMLEIAYIRGESVRGPGLKVPANSFFISPGLRWARNFPGGLQIVPGIAFPIGTGPSRGDRAVLFYVSFEHPLRRASK
- a CDS encoding efflux RND transporter periplasmic adaptor subunit; the encoded protein is MNRKKLFFIGGGVALVALVSIGALTRREKGNPVQVSTVGKENLQSKVSANGKVQAVKKVDISANVMGRVTRLAVKEGDAVKAGQFLLEIDPSRSQASTQGLQAGVEAAESDLASSQARFSQAKSDFARADANRKAGIISQAEFEQTRTAMSTAQSAVQSSQRRVDQAKAGVREAKVGLNYATINSPMDGVVTARRIEVGETAVMGVQNSAGTVLITVSDMSKVEAEMEVDEASIPNVRTGQTASVHIDAYPGQTFQGEVTEVGGSPMLSLSQNEAIKFKVKVWIKNPPITIKPGLSAQADIYTGSKDNAVAVPFQALVMRDIKPKPGEKAAPGAAKEEEGVFLMEAGKAKFVAVKTGLMGDLNVEVVSGLKGGETLIKGPNRILRDLKNGDEVHIDKSKKPEDDKKKKD